The proteins below come from a single Alnus glutinosa chromosome 9, dhAlnGlut1.1, whole genome shotgun sequence genomic window:
- the LOC133878418 gene encoding uncharacterized protein LOC133878418: MGRGRGKGKKLTVTNHEDPGSGEEEKIPAQKRRGRPQKPLKDDIDEEVEKIEEEDSENAKSGTPSKETKSPSATENGKKRKRNSQVKEKADSVKEENGNGTRSSTDDSTKSNGFRHNGSRRKSKPRRAAEAGVECK, encoded by the coding sequence ATGGGTAGAGGTAGAGGAAAGGGGAAGAAGTTAACTGTTACCAATCATGAGGATCCTGGAAGTGGTGAGGAAGAGAAAATTCCTGCACAGAAGAGAAGGGGAAGGCCACAGAAACCACTAAAGGATGAcattgatgaagaagttgaaaaAATAGAAGAGGAAGACAGTGAGAATGCAAAATCTGGTACTCCAAGCAAAGAGACAAAGAGTCCTTCTGCGACAGAGAATggaaagaagaggaaaagaaactcACAGGTAAAAGAGAAGGCAGATTCTGTCAAGGAGGAAAATGGTAATGGAACCCGATCAAGCACTGATGATTCAACTAAGTCTAATGGATTTCGGCACAATGGAAGCAGGCGAAAAAGCAAGCCTCGTCGAGCTGCCGAAGCAGGTGTTGAGTGCAAGTGA
- the LOC133877193 gene encoding beta-glucosidase 12-like — translation MAFEGYLLLGLLVFLASLIDNSIIAVTPCLNSTDSLNRSSFPAGFIFGTASSSYQYEGAANEGGKGPNIWDTYTHRYPSRITDGSNGDVAVDQYHRYKEDVGIMKEMGLDAYRFSISWSRVLPKGKLSGGVNREGIKYYNNLINELLDKGLKPFVTLFHWDMPQALEDEYGGFLSPHIVDDFRDYTELCFKEFGDRVKHWITLNEPWSFSKVGYATGQYAPGRCSSWQNLNCTGGDSGTEPYLVTHNQLLAHAAAVQVYKQKYQASQKGVIGITLISHWMVPFSDAKHNRNAALRALDFMLGWFLDPLTNGDYPHSMQSLVGKRLPKFTKEQSKLVKGSFDFIGLNYYTAYYAAYAPNLNAGHASYLTDSLANLTAERNGILIGPPAASDGLYVYPRGFLDLLLYTKERYHNPLIYITENGVDEFNNATLSLEEALVDNHRIEYHHSHLWYLRRAIMEGVNIKGYFAWSLLDNFEWNLGYTVRFGINYVDYKNGLKRHPKLSARWFKNFLKK, via the exons ATGGCATTTGAAGGCTATCTACTCCTAGGCCTCCTCGTCTTTCTTGCTTCATTGATTGATAATAGCATTATTGCTGTTACACCATGTCTAAACAGTACTGATTCACTCAACCGGAGCAGTTTTCCGGCGGGTTTCATTTTCGGAACGGCATCATCGTCTTACCAG TATGAAGGTGCGGCAAATGAAGGTGGCAAAGGACCAAATATATGGGATACTTACACCCATAGATATCCaa GTAGGATAACGGATGGCAGTAATGGAGATGTAGCTGTTGATCAATATCATCGCTATAAG gaAGATGTTGGGATTATGAAGGAGATGGGTTTAGATGCATACAGGTTCTCGATCTCTTGGTCCCGAGTGTTGCCAA AAGGAAAGCTAAGTGGAGGTGTGAACAGGGAAGGAATTAAATATTACAACAACCTCATCAATGAGCTCCTGGATAAAG GTCTAAAGCCCTTTGTGACACTTTTTCATTGGGATATGCCCCAAGCCTTGGAAGATGAGTATGGTGGTTTCTTAAGTCCTCACATTGT TGATGACTTTCGAGACTATACTGAGCTTTGCTTCAAGGAATTTGGTGACCGTGTAAAGCATTGGATTACACTAAATGAGCCATGGAGCTTCAGCAAAGTTGGTTATGCAACCGGGCAATATGCACCTGGTCGATGTTCCAGTTGGCAAAATCTGAACTGCACCGGTGGAGATTCAGGCACAGAGCCATATTTGGTCACCCATAACCAGCTTCTTGCTCATGCAGCCGCTGTTCAAGTGTACAAGCAAAAATATCAG GCATCACAAAAAGGGGTTATAGGGATTACGCTAATAAGCCATTGGATGGTGCCATTCTCTGATGCCAAGCACAACCGCAATGCCGCGCTACGTGCCCTTGATTTCATGTTGGGTTG GTTTTTGGACCCCTTGACAAATGGTGACTATCCCCATAGCATGCAGTCTCTGGTTGGAAAGCGATTGCCTAAGTTCACGAAAGAGCAATCGAAGCTTGTAAAAGGGTCATTTGACTTCATCGGATTAAACTACTATACTGCCTATTATGCAGCCTACGCACCTAACCTTAATGCGGGACATGCAAGCTACTTAACAGATTCTCTTGCCAATCTTACAG CTGAGCGCAACGGGATCCTCATTGGCCCACCG GCTGCGTCTGATGGGCTCTATGTCTATCCTAGAGGATTTCTGGATCTTTTGCTTTACACAAAGGAGAGGTATCATAATCCACTAATCTACATTACCGAGAatg GGGTTGATGAGTTCAATAATGCCACCTTGTCGCTTGAAGAAGCCCTTGTGGACAACCATAGAATTGAGTATCACCATAGCCATCTTTGGTATCTTCGCAGAGCTATCAT GGAAGGTGTAAACATTAAAGGCTACTTCGCATGGTCATTGTTGGACAACTTCGAATGGAATTTAGGTTATACAGTTCGGTTTGGCATCAACTACGTGGACTACAAGAACGGACTGAAAAGACACCCTAAGCTTTCAGCCCGTTGGTTCaagaatttcctcaagaaatAA